TTctagcttaaataaaaaaaaacagaattatcaaaatctatACGTACTAAAACTACTATATAATGAACTAGTCACACTGACAAAAGATATTAAGAAATTAGTGCCATGTATAGAGGAGAGATGGCGCTTATTCCAAAAAATTTAGTCTGAAGTTACCAGGGCATGACTACTAACAACCCCTAGGTACTGTACTGTTTTCCATGTTCCTTAACTTCCTGcgctttattaaatttaaaagtgcaTAGTTCAAATGGTTCAAAGAGCATTATAATACTACGGAAAACAGTTGTTTATAAGTAATGaaactgaaatttatattttataatgttcaaATTTACAGTAGGTATTGATCATGAAGTTGTTTGAAGTTTGAACTAtggtaataatgataatttaattcagTGACAAAAGTTAATTCGTGTGCATTATGCTctttatcagttttttttttgataacatCCAACGGAGACGCTTGGCAACTGTATCAAACGTAACATTTATGTAGTGATTACATTTTCATTAGCACGTAATCtttggatatttttaatgtattagaCCGATAACAACTGAATTGATTTAGTTTACTCTATATCTATAATCAGTTAACACACAAACACCGCAACGATGTCTTATTTAACGCGATTGTATAGAAATAAGTgagtatttatttgaattataaatacaaaacttcTCATATTAACTAATTTTTGCATGTGTATTAGTGTTAATTTTGAATTGTATGTAAAGTACTTAACTTTAcatcaaaatttaattcatttcgGAAAAAACACTAATTACTGATGGCGAGATAATAACGACTGTAGGAACTTGACTTAATTTGGTGAACTTTATCGCTTAATGGGTGCTTACTGCTATTCGCATTTatgttaattacattaatattattaacttttatgtATGGACTAgcatattaaatacttataccatgcattaaaaatgaaatgacataacagaacataaaattaacaataaactgaaattttattttcatggttacttcgatttaaaaaaataactatgcatattttaaattgcatttatgatataaatacacatataacgtgtgaaatatgttcaatattaaaatagattcatcctaaaataattgatttatggTATTTAAAAACTGGATATTACTTCAAAAACTGAATTATAATTTCTACAAAACGCACCATCAAACccattattatttgttacaccttgacaaaaaaaatatctgacataattaaaccttaatggtcatttgttaagatttatattattaataatcagTAAGTGTCAAAAGCTTTACTTTTTATCTATATCCACTTATGcagaatcaaataaattattggatTACACACTCTATTAACTATGCAACAAGGatgtatcaaaatatttgtacaatttaattacagCTATCTAACATATCTCCAACAACAAGTAAGATTCAGCCATGCACGGCAAATCAAGGAGGATTTATTGCGAAGGCCAATCAGTAAGGTGCTCATTGCAAATCGTGGAGAGATAGCATGTCGTGTTATGAGGACAGCAAAGAAACTTGGCATCAGGACAGTGGCTGTTTACTCTGATGCTGATAAACATGCAATGCATGTTGAAATGGTTTGTTTACATCTAGGTCTATTTGTTTACAGTTTAACAAAGTGGGAGTTGTGGGGCAATGCTTTATTGTATCTCAAATATTGAAgagttaatatttaacaaatttaaaatctttaattttaggCTGATGAAGCATACCATATTGGTCCCGCACCATCAACTCAGAGCTATCTCAATGCAGAAAAAATCCTTGAAGTTGCAAAGAAGTCCAACAGCCAAGCTATACACCCTGGTTATGGATTCCTATCAGAGAATGTAGAATTTTGTGAGAAGTGTGCCACTGAGAATGTGATTTTTATTGGACCGCCTCCGTCTGCTATCAGGGATATGGGTAttaaaaggtaattaaaattGCATTCACCTTATctcatttttttagtttatttgaatttacaaGATAGAGGCAGAAACCGATAGTCCAAATTATTATGGCAAAAAAGTCATACAGTACATTTATACCTGCTTTCATTTTATTTCCCATAACAGAGTCTCACTACATAGCCACTGGCTTCGGGATCAATGCCTGTTCAAAATCTGGAATTTGACCTAAAATTACGACTGATGATGTAATAATGAAAGACCAAACTTAAATATAAGTGTGTCTTGAAAATTTACAGCACATCAAAAGCTATAATGTCAGCAGCAGGAGTGCCAATAGTTAAAGGCTATCATGGTGAAGATCAAAGCATTGAGAAACTCAAAGAGGAAGCACAGAGAATAGGATTCCCACTTATGATAAAAGCAGTCCGTGGTGGAGGTGGAAAGGTAATTCACAAAATtaagaacattttattatattatttacttgaatatatttaaatttcatagaaaaaatcttttgttaaaactaagtaaaaaaacctaattgCTTGTTAGTTAAGAAGACTTGcttgttattttcattattaatataaattaatcatgATAAGATAAATGGAAAACACAACATTTTGCTATTTTGATGTGCAACTTAATGATACATAATGTAATGTCATAAGTTCATATGATTCATGAACATGTTTAAACTGCAGTTGAAATGTTTCATGTTAATAtgctatttattgttttaggaaACATCCATATTTcagtgaataatattatgttcattcaGATTTATAGCCATTATCATGACAGTTAATTTACTTCTACTCACCTATGTTGTACTTTATACGGAAatgtcaagtaaataataatataattacattataacagATTATTAAAACtccataaattaatataaattttagggTATGAGAATAGCAATGACAGAGGCAGATTTTCTTCCACAATTAGAGTCAGCTAAGAGAGAATCACTGAAGTCATTTGGCGATGACAACATGCTTTTAGAGCAGTACATTACTGACCCCAGACATGTTGAAGTACAGGTAAACTCACTATTTCTATGAACTGACTTTAGTGCAggctttatttgaaatattttccgaAAAGAAAACACCTAGCATGTATTTTTGGGGTTAAAAGGAACCCGTATGTCACTTTAGGCCTTATAAGTTATTTCATgcattatactaaaataaaagttgtttaaattttactatgattaatataaaacaGTTGCACAGAATGACGCAATTATATCTGTTTCAGGTATTTGCCGACATGCACGGCAATGCAGTTCATCTGTTCGAAAGAGACTGTTCAGTGCAGAGAAGGcatcaaaaaattatagaagaagcACCAGCAGTAAGTTGGAATACAGTTCACTGATTCATTATATctagttttttatgtttaaatgaaatacatgaaaagaataaaataaacatgaagaATGGTAACCATTCTATATAAAGGCTCATTTACTATCGAATTCTATAAACGATCCTAGATGGGCCGAATCTATAGAGAAATTAACCAATAAGAGAAACGTTTTTTTGATATGGCTACAGAATATgacatattttgattgatttatttttaccaattatCCGAGGACGTTAATTAAACTCGACCGTAAgtgagaaaatatttgtaaaatccGGCTGTTAGCCAGGACTGTCGGAGGAGACGCGGCAGTCGCTGGGCGCGGCCGCCGTGCGCGCCGCCAAGGCCGTGGGCTACGTCGGCGCCGGCACCGTCGAGTTCATCCTGCACCGCCGCACACACGAGTTCCACTTCATGGAGATGAACACCCGGCTGCAGGTCGAGCATCCCATCACAGAGATGATTACTGGTCGGTCTTGTAAATTTAAGTAGATGGCTTGCCTTATTCATTAGTTTTGCCCcccgaaaaataaaatttattaagtgcataatataaacagaaaaacTGTTGTATTACTAGAACATAAAAAAACTCAATTGGGTTTTCATGGACAGTAAAGAAATCCTGGGAAAAATCAGATCAATATCAACTAATTTCTGAATTCCTATAAACTTATATCCGAACTCCTTAGGCTGTGAACCAAATGATGAACTGAATGGatgaattaatgaatattaaatgtaaaatgaatGGTAATACTAATACAATTTTCAGGCACGGACCTGGTGGAATGGCAACTTCGCGTGGCGTCAGGAGAGCCGCTGCCGGTAACTCAGGAGGACATAGTCCGACGCGGGCACGCTGTGGAATGCCGCATATACGCAGAGGAGCCCGGCGCAGGGTTCCTGCCGCGCGCCGGCACGCTGCACAGACTTACACAACCCTTgcctgaagagtttgttcgaGTCAGTATACAGAGCTATTTAAcgatatgatatttttttatttcttgcatGGTACATTTTCAGACAGAAATTCAAATATggtctaaatatttttgtaccatCTTGAATTTATCAGTCATACTCAGTTCATGGACTAAAGCCTCGTTTAGACAGAGTCATAGGGTGTTTGACTGgtgtaaccaaaaaatattaaagtgctCCAGGAGAAATAATAGCGAGcgacaatatttatcaaatagattttttgttttaaacgtattgtaaatattttatatacgtcattaaaattttgaatttttaatctgtatgacaaatgatttgaaatttgatatgaCATTTACGATTTAGACCATCGTCAAACCAGGGGTCGCCGAGGTTTAGCATTAGACCATCAAATAGTCCATGGTTTatcgttaaaccactttttgttataccatttttatataaaccgtacTTTGCATAGGTTAAACCagagtttttagttaaacctcgttttgtaataagacggtaTTTGTTTAGGTGACAacaacatttataacataatatacaactataaacttacattgaaatgaacttcacaaaaataaatcgtcGATTTATCCGACGTATATTTTGGATCTCGTCATACTAAAGTCCACCACTTTCTTAAATCTTTTGATTTTGGCACATGAATGAACAATTTATCGGGATTATGTGGTGTTGAGTTTTTACGTAAACGCACTGAACACTATTTATATGCTGGCATATTCATTTTTGTGGGAAAAGTAACACATATAAATCGTAAACAATTTGCTTTCTTGTAAGGTGCAGGTTAGGTGTCACAACTGTCACGAATGTTTGTATATGAGCGATGACATCACACAGGAATAACGTCACGTGACAACGCGTTTTAGcgcgaaattataaatgacaaaagaaaatcacgaatatttaataaatttcatattttaacaataaaaatataattcatgctaTAGGTGAATAGTCCTCTATCGtagtacatacatttaaaaaaattgtcaaacacCCTATTCGCGTGCCTAACACATGCGATTCTTCAATGGTCATATAAAAGATGCCCTTTTCTGAACATGCCAAAAAGCGAGACAATTCTCGAATAATCGTATACGCGTCTAAGAGATATCCAGAAACGTTATTAGTTTTGCGCCTGCATGAACAATAATGCAATAGTCTCCTGActattattgctagcaataaatGCGAACTATTATTGCTATAATTAATTGCTCAGTGTAAATGTGGTATTGCTTATCATTGTGcttggaaatattataaaataaagacaagataattatgttattgtaaaaaaaatctttgtttgattgtttttgtttgtaggTAGAAACAGGTGTACGTGAAGGACAAGATGTTTCCGTGCATTACGACCCAATGATCGCAAAGCTAGTGGTGTGGGGCGGCGACAGGACCGAAGCACTGGCTAAAACAAGGGCCAAACTAGCTGAATATCAGGTACACTAGCAAACCACAGTAGGCCCTGCCTGATATGGCACGCAACCACGTCGCCTATGAACACCTATAATGTCCGAAAGTATTATAGGCTACTAATGAATCCATGATTCTTGTGTTATGAATCTTTATGGGGGATGTGATTAATAGCATCACTTGACGCATTTACTTATTTACTGAACAAtgctaaaaaaatgtttacaaaaaatattcctaataaaaaaagtcattAAGCAGTTTTCCTCCAGGTGGCAGGTCTCGAAACGAATGTGAATTTCCTTCTGCGACTGAGTGGCGCGAGTGCGTTCGTGTCGGGCGACGTGCACACCGCCTTCATACCGCAACACGAACAGGAACTGTTCCCCAAGTCCGACTCCGAACTGAACGAAGAACGCGCCATCCAGGCTGCCTTGGGACGGGTGAGTTGTTGTATGATATCAAACACAATTAAATAGGGGGGAACGagttacgtatcaaatagcggaccccaacccccccccccccctccccgcccatggtaagatatattatttgtacTCTATACAGAAGACAATTATTTAAGATAATTCTGTATATGGATCcacttacatttaagtattttgcaTTGTAGATTCTCGTAACCCAGCGCGAGAACATTGTCTATGACAATTGGAAGGGAATCTCAGTCCAGCCTACTTCATGGAGACCAAATTATCGACTAGAAAAAAACGTATCACTGAGGTTTGAAGaaaaaggtaaatataaattaataactaattaaatcatatactaaaattaataacattctctttgaataaataatacaagtcTAGAAGatacataaattgtaattattgtggtcaaattataatattacaaagtcACTACACATACAATATGTACTTTTACAGATTTGACAGTCATTGTTCAATACGAAAACACGCCCAATAAGTTCAAAGTGAAAGTGAATAATGGAGAATGGAAGAGTGTTGAGGCTTCGCTTAGTAACACCGAAACAGGACTGCGTCTGAACGCGCTCATCGGCGACAAGAGAACCAACGTGGGGCTGTTGACACATGAACAGCAAGTGCATGTGTATAGCGAGGTAGGAATGATTTTAATGATATAACAGTAAGATACTATTTTCAATACGCTTAATCCTAAAAAGTTTGGCTGAGGGGCCAAAATTATGTCGAgacgtataaaaaattatgccAACTGTAATTTCTGTAAGTTAAATTCATTTGACTCGCTAAAAAGCCTGCGGGAATTGAGTTTTGCCGATGGAGAGATAATatgatgaaataaataacattaatacctATTATTGAACCCGTAACAtttcatacattatttagattttggCTTTTGCTTTGTTAACTGTACTGGCAATTCAGAAAGGAATTTCCATGACGCATAAAACTCCAGTGTTagcctttttaaaaataacagtaaatttACAGCACTTGAGCTGATCTAACGAGTCGTCATAGCACTACCACAGTCCTTCCCTTCTCTTCGCTTAGGATTATTTCTAATACAATTATTGCCAGGTATGTATGATACTTTctttttcgtataaaaaatgtCCTCGACTTGTTTGTAACAGAGCGGACAGACGGTGTTCGAGACGCCGCGGCCGAGGCACcaggcggcggcgggcgcggacGCGGCGGCGGCCGCCAACAGCGCCTCCTCGCCCACACCTGGCGTGCTCGAGAAAATATTAGTCAGCAAGGGAGACAAGGTCTGTATTTATTCTCTAAAATTTTACTTGAATTATGAGTTTACAGTTTaaactaaaagatatattttcggtttttgcaatgaaaataaagagcaaacaattataaaaatttaatgaattgaGTCACTTAGTGTCTTtttgaatgcaataaaaaaagattgtCCAATAAGCATAgcgtgtatatttttgtttgatttccATTTATAAAGAGATAAAAAAGAGTCACAAAgctctaaaacaaacaaaaaaaaactttcctcAGGTGGTGAAGGGTCAGCCCTTATTCGTAGTGATAGCAATGAAAATGGAATATGTGGTGCGTTCCCCGAGAGACGCCGTTATATCGGCTGTGGCTGCTTTCAAACAGGGCGATGCTGTCGGCAAGGGTACGCAGGTCGTTCTACTCGAGGGCGAAAGCTGATCTACCATATCTAGGTACaagttatataaagtaaaacagACTATTAACAAATTACAGCAAAAATGGCCGATCGTAGATAAACAACGAGTCGTTTGACGCCAATCttatattcgcattcgcatacGCTAATACTGGAGTAAAAAATTTGCAATCACGGATATCAGAAATGAAACATTCGTTACATCGCTAGTGCATAATAATAAGTGTTCCTCCAGCTCACTCATAATATGAAGTGTCATATTGCAACAATACAATTTAATCTGTATCCATTTCTAGAGAAATTTTTAATCTcagtgataatattaataataatccttTCTAATACAAGAGTTTTATGAGGCTTTTCGACTTACTGTGTGATGAATGGTTTAAATGGTCTGTTGTGGGTTTCACTGTTATTGTAGCTATTCAAacgctttattttattgtaatgtctTCTTATGAACCCAAAAAtatgttgtaaaaatatcttaattatattattatacatatttgttcGTTTACTTATCTAGAATTCGGTCCAACTTAATACATCGGCTCTtgtactgaaataaatatttgctaaaaACACAttctatacctatatatttcgTTTAGTTAGCTGTTAGTTCCGCTAGATGTCGTTAAGTGTCTGGAGACAAAATTTTGCCActttcatttttaaccaatgCATAAGTTCCGATTTGAGTACAAAcaataaaagtgaaatatattACAGAAACCTCTACTAccataaaactaacaaaaaacttaaacaataacattattttagattgtttaaaaataagtagttaTATACATGGATAATATACAGGGTATATAAATGGTCGTAAGTCGCTTTAATAATATCCATACAAATTCGTATTCatggaaaagatttttttttatggaaaagatattaatttttttacttgaaaGATGGTAactggtatttttatataaagacgAATCAAGTCAAAAAGTGTTATAATTagtcaaattaaaatgttattgttataaaattttgtactgCCGTTATACATttactattacattttataattgttttacccgaaataaatgtttgattaaatttttgtatttatttatatttaaccatAACCCTTTTAtggcataatttttttattcaccttAAACATCTGGTGGCTCATTCGTTATCTTTACCCTATCAATACTTGATAatgtcataaattattaataataaaagaagcgAAAAAATTCAGATTTTTCGTAATGTATTGTTAAGTATCAAGATGCTCCAACactctaaaataaacaaatcatggTGTTAAATTCTATTACAAGAATAGTGTCTACTTGCATTCCATGGTGAAGTAAAAATcgacaaaaattaataaataataataataaacaattaaaataaacatgtataaCTATGAGTTCTAAAAGtatattgaaatgttttgtagGTAAGTAAATTGTGCAGATAACAattaatacaaacatttgtGTAAATACCGGATACTGCCACTCATCTAACAACATATTCTGAACACGCTGCCTATCAATAATGATAGTCTcaaacctatattttataatttggcgcatatatataatataaaataacatcagccctgtattatatactgtcccactgttgggcacgggcctcctctagtactgagagggattaggcctcagtcgaccacgctggcctagtgcggattggtagacttcagatGTCCTccaaattattatagagaacttctaagataTGCAGGTATCCTCATGATCTTTAGCgataattattcacaaagaaaacacacatcattttagaaaagtcagagatgtatgcccttgggttttaaaactacggacattcgtctcgagaGTCttttccacaaccaactaagctatcgccgttTACCtgacatatattaaaaatatacttacaaattgAAAAAGTTTCAATTTTTATCCACTCTGTGGCTCTTGCATCGGTTTTTTGCTGCCACCTATGCGGCCGTGCTAAACTCCAAAGCggaatatcaaaaataacaaaatcttgatttttatgttgtcggatagtttaaagaaatacccatctaaTGAAATTACCGGTATcttatttagaacttgttaaaaaaaccttaaaagagtttctctatctcagttttacatacaaaactagaaaactatatttacaaaacttcgattatcccgaaataaggtttccctgacataccgcttttgtgcTTAGCATGGCAGTATAGTCCGTGCACGTTCCCCATAAGGAGGGCAGGGTATTGTTTATATCgacagtaatattattatattagtgacTGACAAAAACCACGTGTTATAACGGGTTTCTGTAATAGTACCAATACAAGCCATCCCGTCGATGCGCACTGTAGACACAACTAGCCACAAAACTACGATATATAACACAGCTgcagttatcataatgaacgaATAAGTAATCAATTcgttttatgtaatagtatgCTCAATAAAATTTGCGTATTGTATACGTAAATGCATTGTTTATTGACGACATAGCTTTAAAAATACTATCTTTAATTTCACCCATTTAGTTACTGGGGGCGTAGCTCAGATGGTAGAGCGCTCGCTTAGCATGCGAGAGGTACCGGGATCGATACCCGGCGCCtccaaatgtttttaaatttactatttttacttatttcttttatcaatcaacaataattattataatagcatGGTAATAGATAAAACGAGTGCAAAATGTAAAACGGAAACTGATTAATCATTTTATCCGATATTTTCATAATGCATTTCCTTATCctac
The sequence above is drawn from the Manduca sexta isolate Smith_Timp_Sample1 chromosome 28, JHU_Msex_v1.0, whole genome shotgun sequence genome and encodes:
- the LOC115451416 gene encoding methylcrotonoyl-CoA carboxylase subunit alpha, mitochondrial, with the protein product MSYLTRLYRNNYLTYLQQQVRFSHARQIKEDLLRRPISKVLIANRGEIACRVMRTAKKLGIRTVAVYSDADKHAMHVEMADEAYHIGPAPSTQSYLNAEKILEVAKKSNSQAIHPGYGFLSENVEFCEKCATENVIFIGPPPSAIRDMGIKSTSKAIMSAAGVPIVKGYHGEDQSIEKLKEEAQRIGFPLMIKAVRGGGGKGMRIAMTEADFLPQLESAKRESLKSFGDDNMLLEQYITDPRHVEVQVFADMHGNAVHLFERDCSVQRRHQKIIEEAPAPGLSEETRQSLGAAAVRAAKAVGYVGAGTVEFILHRRTHEFHFMEMNTRLQVEHPITEMITGTDLVEWQLRVASGEPLPVTQEDIVRRGHAVECRIYAEEPGAGFLPRAGTLHRLTQPLPEEFVRVETGVREGQDVSVHYDPMIAKLVVWGGDRTEALAKTRAKLAEYQVAGLETNVNFLLRLSGASAFVSGDVHTAFIPQHEQELFPKSDSELNEERAIQAALGRILVTQRENIVYDNWKGISVQPTSWRPNYRLEKNVSLRFEEKDLTVIVQYENTPNKFKVKVNNGEWKSVEASLSNTETGLRLNALIGDKRTNVGLLTHEQQVHVYSESGQTVFETPRPRHQAAAGADAAAAANSASSPTPGVLEKILVSKGDKVVKGQPLFVVIAMKMEYVVRSPRDAVISAVAAFKQGDAVGKGTQVVLLEGES